AAATTGAAATACTTAAattcaataatatatatatatttaacgaATAGAAACACATGGTTAAATTGTataagcatatatatatatttttttttttgccagagtCACTGCTTGTTGTATTGGTTATTTTTTATGACCAGATAATTGCTTGTTCCAAAATGATTGCACCTGTAAAAGGGGTTCTgacttttacatttcttaaaccTAATACACAATCACCACTACTGTATGTGGTATGTTTAACATTACATTGGGGTCAATTAAAATGTGCTTCTCATCAATCTATCTAATAATCTAAAGGACCCACCTTTCTTTTATTAAACGAACTGTGTTAAATGTTCTTTGCGAACTGTAAAATATCTTCTAGAATAAGAGAACACTGAGACTGAACCCCAGGAACGAGGGTGAAATTGTTATTGACTTCACAGTAGGCCCATTTGAATGTGACCGATGAAAGGCTGTCATTAGAAACATTACAGTACTCCACACTGGACAGTTCGAATCGAATGCAATCGCCATAACTTCTGCACAAGGTCAACTCTCAATGAAATGTTACCAAGCAACAGCCAATCTGTTTACAAAATGTGGTCAAAGATCATTCAATGactcacactcagacacactcagCACTTTCTGCTAACAGCTTTGcacagaaaaactgtaatacatttCCAGTGTTGTGGACAAGTTGACAGTGAGTGTAGTGGTCCTATAATACACCTCCATGTTGCAATCCTCATCTAGATGGTTGAGCCCTCCTTCTACAATCAGAGACATATGCTCCATTCATGAGGAGAACCAGAGGGTtgagacatacagtggatataaaaagtctacacacccctgtttaaatgccaggttcttgtgatgtaaaagaatgagacaaagatacagtggggagaacaagtatttgatacactgccaattttgcaggttttcccacttacaaagcatgtagaagtctgtcatttttatcatatgtacacttcaactgtgagtgatggaatctaaaacaaaaatccagaaaatcacattgtatgatttttaagtaatgaagttgcattttattgcatgacataagtatttgatacatcagaaaagcagaacttaatatttggtacagaaacctttgtttgcaattacagagatcatacgtttcctgtagttcttgagcaggtttgcacacactgcagcagggattttggcccactcctccatacagaccttctccagatccttcaggtttcggggctgttgctggtcAATACgtactccctccaaagattttctattgggttcaggtctggagactggctaggccactccaggaccttgagatgcttcttacagagccactccttagttgccctggctgtgtgtttcgggttgttgtcatgctggaagacccacccacgacccatcttcagtgctcttactgagggaaggaggttgttggccaagatctcgcgatacatggccccatccattctcccctcaatacggtgcagtcgtcctgtccccattgcagaaaagtatccccagagaatgatttttccaccaccatgcttcacggttgggatggtgttcttggggttgtacttcttcttcctccaaacacggcgcattgagtttagaccaaaaagctctatttttgtcgtagtgtgttactaatggttttctttgagactgtggtcccagctctcttcaggtcattgaccaggtcctgccatgtatttctgggctgatccctcaccttcctcatgatcattgatgccccacggggtaagatcttgcatggagccccagaccgagggagattgaccgtcatcttgaacttcttccattttctaataattgcgccaacagttgttgcactctcaccaaactgcttccctattgtcctgtagcccatcccagacttgtgcaggtctataattgtatccctgatatccttacacagctctctggtcttggccattgtggagaggttggagtctgtttgattgagtgtgtggacaggtgtttttaatACAggaaacaagttcaaacagctgcaattaatacaggtaatgagtggagaacaggagggcttcttaaagaaaaactaacaggtctgtgagaaccggaattcttactgcttggtaggtgattaaatacttatgtcatgcaataaaatgcaaattaattctttaaaaatcatacaatgtgatttgctggatttttgttttagattccatctctcaaagttgaagtgtacctatgataaaaatgacagacctctacatgctttgtaagtaggacaacctgcaaaattagcagtgtatcaaatacttgttctcctcactgtaaaTTGTCAGAACtattttcacctttaatgtgacctataacgtgaacaattcaattgaaaaacaaactgaaatctttgagggaaaacCCCCCCAAAAGAaaccacaataacctggttgcaaatgtgtgcacacccttaaacttatactttgttaaagcaccctgactaaggccctggttccagctgaagcaaaacagacccaaagcgtgatgctgccaccaccatgcttcactgtgggtatggtgttctttgggtgatgtgcagtgttgtttttgtgccaaacataccttttggaattatggctaagaagttcaaccttggtttcatcagaccataacacattttcccacgtgcttttgggggacttggtgttggtttttgcaaacttcagccaggcttggatgtttttctttgtaagaaaaagcttccgtcttgccaccctacaccatagcccattcatatgaaaacgggagattgttgtcacgtagcacacagccagtacttgtcggaaattcctgcagtttctttaatgttgctgtaggcctcttggaagcctccctgaccagttttcttctcgtcttttcatcaattttggagggacgtccagttcctgttaatgtctctgttgtgccagattttctccacttgatgataactgtcttcactgtgttccatggtatatctaatgctttggaaattcttttgtacccttctcctgactgatatctttcatcaatgagatccctctgatgctttgaaagctctctgcggaccatggcttttgctctgagatgcaactaaggaaATGAGTTactttaaataatggcaggtgtgtaatgacttctatttaacatgagtttgaatgtgattggttaattctgaacacagccacatccccagttataagagggtgtgcacacttattcaaccaggttattgcaaggtttttatttttcatttttggccctcgaagatttcagtttgtttttcaattgaattgttcacattataggtcacattaaaagtagaaaaagttctgacatgatttatcttaatttttacatcacaaaaacttggcattttaacaggggtgtgtagacattttatatccacaaTAGGCTCCGGGCAGGAGGAGAACCAGAGGTTTGGGAGTGGGCTCCATTCAGATGGAGAACCTGGGGGTTAGGACATGGGCTCCATTCAGGAGGAGAAACCAGTGGGTTTGAATTGGGCTCCGGTCAGGAGGAGAACCAGAAGTTTGGGAGTGGGCTCCTTTTAGGAGGAGAACCAGTGGGTTGGGACATGGACTCCATTGAAGAGGAGAACCAGAGAGTTGGAATTGGGTTCCGATCAGGAGTAGAACCAGGGGTTTGGTAGTGGGCTCCTTTCAGGAGGAGAGCCAGAGGGATAGGACCTGGGCTTCAGTCAGGAGGAGAAGCAAAATGTTGAGACTTAGGCTCCGGTCACAAGGAGAGAGGATGGGCTTTCCTTCAGCCTTGACAAGACCTAACAGCCCATTGaaatttcttccatttgttgGTGGTTCTGTTTTAGACTTTATGTCACTGGTATACATGTTACCAGTAAATGTTTCAGTAATGTATTGTGAATAAGAGCAATATAAAATCACCAAATCTTTGGCTTTATTAGGCTGCCATTTCTGACAAtgattgtttttccttttttttctgtgtCATGTAAATCTCGCTGTGTGTTTATCTTCTCTGTCCAGACCTCATTGAGGAGGCACATGGAGATCAGTCTGGAGGAGACAATGGAAGCAGCAGTGAGAAGGAGCAGGACCCTAGCAGCTCTCCTGAGGTTTCCAAACCTTCCTGCTACACTCCTGATCTCCCAGACTCCCCCAACCAGGCAGAGGAAGGCCGCTATAGCCTCCCCCTGCCCCTCCCCAGCCTTCCTCTGCCCCAGGCACTCCCCAAGACATGCAGCACTGAACCAGAGTCCAAGGCAGACAGCCCCCCAAAGGGTTACCCCGGGGCAGGGGACAGGGCTGTGGCAGGGGGGCTACAAGGAGACCACAGCCTTGTGATTGAGGGCCTGTCAGGGtccatctccctccccttcAATCTGCGAGCCAACCGACCACCCCTGGAGGTGCTGAAGAAGATTTTTCCATCCCACAAGCCCCCTGTGTTGGACTTGATTCTCCGGGGATGCGGAGGAGACCTGGTGGGGGCCATTGAGGTGCTTCTGTCCAGTCGGTCCCAAGAGGTCAGGGGTGGTCACCACCCCCACAGCCAGGACCCCCACCCAGAGACTCTGGTCCTACCCACGAACGGCCACCTGCTGGACCCTCCTGGGCTACCCCTGGGCTCATACCACCCACTGGCCTCCTCTGCCAAGTGGTCAGTGGGCTCCGCCTTCAGGGTGCCTGAGTCTCTGCGCTTCTCGTCAGACTCCTCATCTGGCTCCCTGGCTATGCACCCGGGCCCCTTCCCCCAACCGCCCCGTTACCCCCTGATGCTGAGGAACTCTCTGACCCGCGGCGCCCAGGCCGGCCCGTTCTGCAACGACGTGACGCTGTGGAACACCATGACACTTCAGCAGCAGTACCAGCTCAGATCAGCCCAGTACGTTTCTCCCTTCACCTCCACCTCTGCTGGGGTCTTCCAacgctctcctctcctctcttcctccccctctccgctcctctcctctgcctcctctcctctcctctcttcctcctctccgctcctctcctcctcttcccgcTCTCAAGAGGAGCACCGGCTGGCCCAGCTGGAGGAGG
This portion of the Esox lucius isolate fEsoLuc1 chromosome 13, fEsoLuc1.pri, whole genome shotgun sequence genome encodes:
- the dmrt3a gene encoding doublesex- and mab-3-related transcription factor 3a codes for the protein MNGYGSPYLYMGGPVTQPRAPLQRTPKCARCRNHGVLSWLKGHKRYCRFKDCTCEKCILIIERQRVMAAQVALRRQQANESLESLIPESLRALPGITVPGPAEGNQGPPSRTGDMEIRWTSEQTVNTQDLIEEAHGDQSGGDNGSSSEKEQDPSSSPEVSKPSCYTPDLPDSPNQAEEGRYSLPLPLPSLPLPQALPKTCSTEPESKADSPPKGYPGAGDRAVAGGLQGDHSLVIEGLSGSISLPFNLRANRPPLEVLKKIFPSHKPPVLDLILRGCGGDLVGAIEVLLSSRSQEVRGGHHPHSQDPHPETLVLPTNGHLLDPPGLPLGSYHPLASSAKWSVGSAFRVPESLRFSSDSSSGSLAMHPGPFPQPPRYPLMLRNSLTRGAQAGPFCNDVTLWNTMTLQQQYQLRSAQYVSPFTSTSAGVFQRSPLLSSSPSPLLSSASSPLLSSSSPLLSSSSRSQEEHRLAQLEEGCHHGAKQTLFAPDEDYEDRSDSSDSRILNSST